In the genome of Corythoichthys intestinalis isolate RoL2023-P3 chromosome 19, ASM3026506v1, whole genome shotgun sequence, one region contains:
- the reps1 gene encoding ralBP1-associated Eps domain-containing protein 1 isoform X2, producing MESLTLSDVEQKYYSDLFVYCDTDNTKKVASYGRVLDLFRAAQLPSEVVIQITELCGATRLGHFGRSQFYIALKLIAIAQSGLPLRVESLNSVKDLPLPRFVVGKNEGETRHVALYQDPDGQGLYPASATALVPRPPGRGHQNKKVTPSASVHPVHEPVQPTAPSIETQQAEPTSPVVSPHQSPPTSPPSWRKHKRQHSSGNADRQPIVAPSGAVWTQFREPQPAPAAGDGMWPSHSPPLPGQESWVSFTADTPPSSTVPGAHPSSLQESTTIRTAMATAATGSANSDIQRQSSGYDDPWKITDEQRQYYINQFKTIQPDLTGFIPGSAAKEFFTKSKLPILELSHIWELSDFDKDGALTLDEFCAAFHLVVARKNGYDLPEKLPESLMPKLIDLDDSAEVPEPTADVGFSASPVEVTPNKSPSMPSLNQAWPEINQSNEDTAIVHPVPIRMTPSKIHMQEMELKRTGSDHNHPTSPLMVKPPEVSEEAKLPAAMKFVPANAVGDGYSSSDSFTSDQEPVARQRSQSGASPEALKVVAPPPPPPRPHASHSRSSSLDMNRTFAASSAQGQSQPAAIAFPPAVPPRPLPTQSSVPHTGQRAEAEGTPGAGAALTATSPQQIPQQPNFADFSHFQAFAASEQPSSLPEVDKHSDPAQGDKSSEGAGPLRSVKSEGQADERTATTVNSTKGSSGPLAPPPKPVRRRLKSEDELRPEDEQHGQQKPNIIAAALATQPSIPRSIGKDKKAIQASIRRNKETNTVLARLNSELQQQLKDLLEERISLEVQLEQLRPFSHL from the exons ATGGAAAGTCTAACGTTGAGTGATGTCGAGCAGAAATATTACTCAGATTTGTTCGTTTACTGCGACACGGACAACACCAAAAAAGTGGCTTCTTATGGAAGAGTTCTTGACCTTTTCCGGGCGGCCCAGCTACCTAGCGAAGTCGTCATACAG aTTACGGAATTGTGTGGAGCCACACGTCTTGGTCACTTTGGACGCAGCCAGTTTTACATTGCCCTAAAGCTCATTGCCATTGCCCAGTCGGGCCTGCCTCTCAGAGTAGAAAGCCTCAACTCAG TCAAGGACCTGCCACTGCCCAGGTTTGTGGTGGGCAAGAATGAGGGAGAAACAAGGCATGTGGCGTTATACCAGGACCCGGATGGTCAGGGGTTGTACCCTGCCTCCGCCACTGCGTTAGTACCAAGACCGCCAGGCAGGGGTCACCAGAACAAGAAAGTCACACCCTCTGCAAGCGTCCATCCTGTCCACGAGCCAGTTCAGCCCACTGCGCCTAGCATAGAAACACAG CAAGCAGAACCAACATCCCCCGTAGTCTCCCCTCACCAGTCCCCACCTACCTCCCCACCTTCTTGGAGGAAGCACAAACGGCAGCACAGTAGCGGAAACGCAGATAGACAACCAATAGTGGCACCGTCTGGAGCTGTTTGGACACAGTTCCGGGAGCCACAACCTG CTCCTGCGGCAGGTGATGGGATGTGGCCATCACACTCGCCCCCGCTTCCAGGTCAGGAAAGTTGGGTCAGTTTCACAGCTGACACGCCGCCATCAAGCACAGTCCCTGGAGCTCACCCCTCTTCCCTTCAG GAAAGCACAACGATACGAACCGCAATGGCCACTGCCGCCACAGGATCTGCGAACAGTGACATCCAGCGACAGTCCAGTGGCTATGATGATCCCTGGAAGATCACAGACGAACAGAGACAGTATTATATCAACCAGTTCAAAACCATTCAGCCGGACCTTACTGGTTTTAtaccag GTTCAGCAGCGAAGGAGTTCTTCACCAAGTCCAAATTACCAATTTTAGAGTTGTCGCATATTTG GGAGCTTTCAGACTTCGACAAAGACGGCGCACTCACTCTGGATgaattttgtgctgctttccacTTGGTGGTAGCCAGGAAGAATGGGTACGACCTCCCCGAGAAGCTGCCTGAGAGCTTAATGCCAAAGCTGATTGACCTAGATGACTCAGCAG AAGTCCCGGAGCCGACAGCCGATGTTGGCTTTTCGGCATCCCCTGTGGAGGTCACGCCCAACAAGTCTCCTTCCATGCCTTCGCTCAACCAGGCTTGGCCGGAGATAAACCAGAGCAATGAG GACACGGCCATCGTCCACCCCGTTCCCATCCGAATGACCCCCAGCAAGATCCACATGCAGGAAATGGAACTGAAGAGGACTGGCAGTG ATCACAACCACCCAACCAGTCCGCTGATGGTAAAACCACCAGAAGTGTCTGAAGAAGCCAAACTACCCGCCGCCATGAAGTTTGTACCAGCAAATGCCGTTG GTGATGGTTATAGCAGTTCAGATTCCTTCACCTCTGATCAAGAGCCTGTCGCAAGGCAAAG GTCTCAGTCAGGCGCATCACCTGAAGCTCTAAAAGTGGTGGCTCCTCCTCCACCTCCGCCCCGACCTCACGCATCACACTCCCGCTCCTCGTCACTGGACATGAACCGCACCTTTGCTGCCAGCTCAGCCCAAGGACAGTCACAGCCTGCCGCCATAGCTTTCCCACCTGCTGTGCCTCCTCGACCGCTTCCCACACAG TCCTCAGTACCGCACACAGGACAGCGCGCCGAAGCCGAGGGTACGCCTGGAGCAGGGGCTGCGCTCACCGCCACGTCCCCTCAGCAGATCCCTCAGCAGCCCAATTTCGCAGACTTCAGTCATTTTCAGGCCTTTGCTGCATCTGAGCAACCTTCTAGCCTGCCCGAGGTTGATAAGCACAGTGATCCAGCACAG GGGGACAAGTCTTCAGAAGGAGCTGGGCCCTTGAGATCAGTCAAGAGTGAAGGCCAAGCTGATGAAAGAACCGCCACCACTGTTAACTCT ACCAAGGGCTCGTCTGGCCCTTTAGCCCCTCCTCCTAAACCTGTTCGTCGCAGGTTGAAGTCTGAGGATGAGTTGCGGCCTGAGGACGAGCAGCATGGCCAGCAGAAGCCAAACATCATAGCTGCTGCCCTGGCTACTCAGCCTTCTATCCCAAG GTCAATAGGTAAGGACAAAAAAGCGATACAAGCATCAATCAGAAGAAACAAGGAAACAAACACGGTGTTGGCAAGACTAAACAGTGAATTACAACAACAGCTGAAG gacctgCTTGAAGAGAGGATATCTTTGGAAGTGCAGCTAGAGCAGCTCAGACCTTTCTCTCATCTTTAA
- the reps1 gene encoding ralBP1-associated Eps domain-containing protein 1 isoform X1, with the protein MESLTLSDVEQKYYSDLFVYCDTDNTKKVASYGRVLDLFRAAQLPSEVVIQITELCGATRLGHFGRSQFYIALKLIAIAQSGLPLRVESLNSVKDLPLPRFVVGKNEGETRHVALYQDPDGQGLYPASATALVPRPPGRGHQNKKVTPSASVHPVHEPVQPTAPSIETQQAEPTSPVVSPHQSPPTSPPSWRKHKRQHSSGNADRQPIVAPSGAVWTQFREPQPAPAAGDGMWPSHSPPLPGQESWVSFTADTPPSSTVPGAHPSSLQESTTIRTAMATAATGSANSDIQRQSSGYDDPWKITDEQRQYYINQFKTIQPDLTGFIPGSAAKEFFTKSKLPILELSHIWELSDFDKDGALTLDEFCAAFHLVVARKNGYDLPEKLPESLMPKLIDLDDSAEVPEPTADVGFSASPVEVTPNKSPSMPSLNQAWPEINQSNEQWETFSERSSSSQTLTQFDSNIAPADPDTAIVHPVPIRMTPSKIHMQEMELKRTGSDHNHPTSPLMVKPPEVSEEAKLPAAMKFVPANAVGDGYSSSDSFTSDQEPVARQRSQSGASPEALKVVAPPPPPPRPHASHSRSSSLDMNRTFAASSAQGQSQPAAIAFPPAVPPRPLPTQSSVPHTGQRAEAEGTPGAGAALTATSPQQIPQQPNFADFSHFQAFAASEQPSSLPEVDKHSDPAQGDKSSEGAGPLRSVKSEGQADERTATTVNSTKGSSGPLAPPPKPVRRRLKSEDELRPEDEQHGQQKPNIIAAALATQPSIPRSIGKDKKAIQASIRRNKETNTVLARLNSELQQQLKDLLEERISLEVQLEQLRPFSHL; encoded by the exons ATGGAAAGTCTAACGTTGAGTGATGTCGAGCAGAAATATTACTCAGATTTGTTCGTTTACTGCGACACGGACAACACCAAAAAAGTGGCTTCTTATGGAAGAGTTCTTGACCTTTTCCGGGCGGCCCAGCTACCTAGCGAAGTCGTCATACAG aTTACGGAATTGTGTGGAGCCACACGTCTTGGTCACTTTGGACGCAGCCAGTTTTACATTGCCCTAAAGCTCATTGCCATTGCCCAGTCGGGCCTGCCTCTCAGAGTAGAAAGCCTCAACTCAG TCAAGGACCTGCCACTGCCCAGGTTTGTGGTGGGCAAGAATGAGGGAGAAACAAGGCATGTGGCGTTATACCAGGACCCGGATGGTCAGGGGTTGTACCCTGCCTCCGCCACTGCGTTAGTACCAAGACCGCCAGGCAGGGGTCACCAGAACAAGAAAGTCACACCCTCTGCAAGCGTCCATCCTGTCCACGAGCCAGTTCAGCCCACTGCGCCTAGCATAGAAACACAG CAAGCAGAACCAACATCCCCCGTAGTCTCCCCTCACCAGTCCCCACCTACCTCCCCACCTTCTTGGAGGAAGCACAAACGGCAGCACAGTAGCGGAAACGCAGATAGACAACCAATAGTGGCACCGTCTGGAGCTGTTTGGACACAGTTCCGGGAGCCACAACCTG CTCCTGCGGCAGGTGATGGGATGTGGCCATCACACTCGCCCCCGCTTCCAGGTCAGGAAAGTTGGGTCAGTTTCACAGCTGACACGCCGCCATCAAGCACAGTCCCTGGAGCTCACCCCTCTTCCCTTCAG GAAAGCACAACGATACGAACCGCAATGGCCACTGCCGCCACAGGATCTGCGAACAGTGACATCCAGCGACAGTCCAGTGGCTATGATGATCCCTGGAAGATCACAGACGAACAGAGACAGTATTATATCAACCAGTTCAAAACCATTCAGCCGGACCTTACTGGTTTTAtaccag GTTCAGCAGCGAAGGAGTTCTTCACCAAGTCCAAATTACCAATTTTAGAGTTGTCGCATATTTG GGAGCTTTCAGACTTCGACAAAGACGGCGCACTCACTCTGGATgaattttgtgctgctttccacTTGGTGGTAGCCAGGAAGAATGGGTACGACCTCCCCGAGAAGCTGCCTGAGAGCTTAATGCCAAAGCTGATTGACCTAGATGACTCAGCAG AAGTCCCGGAGCCGACAGCCGATGTTGGCTTTTCGGCATCCCCTGTGGAGGTCACGCCCAACAAGTCTCCTTCCATGCCTTCGCTCAACCAGGCTTGGCCGGAGATAAACCAGAGCAATGAG CAATGGGAGACGTTTAGCGAGCGTTCCTCCAGCTCACAAACTCTGACCCAATTTGACTCTAACATTGCACCAGCTGACCCT GACACGGCCATCGTCCACCCCGTTCCCATCCGAATGACCCCCAGCAAGATCCACATGCAGGAAATGGAACTGAAGAGGACTGGCAGTG ATCACAACCACCCAACCAGTCCGCTGATGGTAAAACCACCAGAAGTGTCTGAAGAAGCCAAACTACCCGCCGCCATGAAGTTTGTACCAGCAAATGCCGTTG GTGATGGTTATAGCAGTTCAGATTCCTTCACCTCTGATCAAGAGCCTGTCGCAAGGCAAAG GTCTCAGTCAGGCGCATCACCTGAAGCTCTAAAAGTGGTGGCTCCTCCTCCACCTCCGCCCCGACCTCACGCATCACACTCCCGCTCCTCGTCACTGGACATGAACCGCACCTTTGCTGCCAGCTCAGCCCAAGGACAGTCACAGCCTGCCGCCATAGCTTTCCCACCTGCTGTGCCTCCTCGACCGCTTCCCACACAG TCCTCAGTACCGCACACAGGACAGCGCGCCGAAGCCGAGGGTACGCCTGGAGCAGGGGCTGCGCTCACCGCCACGTCCCCTCAGCAGATCCCTCAGCAGCCCAATTTCGCAGACTTCAGTCATTTTCAGGCCTTTGCTGCATCTGAGCAACCTTCTAGCCTGCCCGAGGTTGATAAGCACAGTGATCCAGCACAG GGGGACAAGTCTTCAGAAGGAGCTGGGCCCTTGAGATCAGTCAAGAGTGAAGGCCAAGCTGATGAAAGAACCGCCACCACTGTTAACTCT ACCAAGGGCTCGTCTGGCCCTTTAGCCCCTCCTCCTAAACCTGTTCGTCGCAGGTTGAAGTCTGAGGATGAGTTGCGGCCTGAGGACGAGCAGCATGGCCAGCAGAAGCCAAACATCATAGCTGCTGCCCTGGCTACTCAGCCTTCTATCCCAAG GTCAATAGGTAAGGACAAAAAAGCGATACAAGCATCAATCAGAAGAAACAAGGAAACAAACACGGTGTTGGCAAGACTAAACAGTGAATTACAACAACAGCTGAAG gacctgCTTGAAGAGAGGATATCTTTGGAAGTGCAGCTAGAGCAGCTCAGACCTTTCTCTCATCTTTAA
- the abracl gene encoding costars family protein ABRACL — protein sequence MNIAHEVDLLVEEIERLGSKNADGQTTVKFGVLFKDDRCANIFEALVGTLRAAKKKKIVKFEGELLLQGVHDNVDIVLL from the exons ATGAATATCGCTCATGAAGTAGATTTACTGGTGGAGGAGATTGAACGACTTGGCAGCAAAA ATGCTGATGGTCAAACAACTGTAAAGTTTGGAGTGCTGTTCAAAGACGACCGCTGTGCCAACATCTTCGAGGCATTGGTGGGCACTTTGAGGGCCgccaagaagaagaaaattGTCAAGTTCGAGGGAGAGTTGCTTCTGCAGGGTGTCCACGATAATGTTGACATTGTTCTACTTTAG